One Brassica napus cultivar Da-Ae chromosome A5, Da-Ae, whole genome shotgun sequence DNA window includes the following coding sequences:
- the LOC106453921 gene encoding RNA polymerase II C-terminal domain phosphatase-like 5 — protein sequence MSVVNNLSLEQRAKKQRIEPVTNESSSSSRCGHWFLRYGECTTCKSTVHKDQGGVFDYLSDGLQLSHEAVAATKQRSRELHLVLDLDHTLLHTTPLLRLTEAEKYLIKEAASITRHDLWEWTTGGDDPVVSLTKLRPFVCGFLEEANKMFTMSVYTKGIRDYTMLILDVIDPKKIYFGDRVITRDESPDVKTLDLALAHERGTLIVDDTRDVWPDYQSNLIVISKYNYFRRMSNSQHSKPYSEEKTDESEKEGGLANVLKLLKEVHSAFFRVTEEKEWSQRM from the coding sequence ATGTCTGTTGTTAATAATCTTTCTCTGGAACAGAGAGCCAAAAAGCAGAGGATCGAACCGGTCACCAAcgagtcttcttcttctagtaGATGTGGTCACTGGTTCCTTCGTTACGGAGAATGCACCACCTGCAAATCAACTGTTCACAAAGACCAAGGCGGAGTGTTCGATTATCTTTCCGACGGTTTACAGCTAAGCCACGAGGCTGTAGCTGCAACGAAGCAGAGAAGCAGAGAACTTCACTTAGTACTTGACTTGGACCACACGCTTCTCCACACCACTCCTCTTCTACGCCTCACCGAAGCAGAGAAGTATCTGATCAAAGAAGCGGCTTCTATTACAAGGCACGATCTGTGGGAGTGGACAACTGGAGGCGATGATCCCGTGGTATCTTTGACGAAGCTACGGCCTTTTGTTTGCGGTTTCTTGGAAGAAGCCAACAAGATGTTCACAATGTCTGTTTACACAAAGGGTATTCGCGATTACACTATGCTAATCTTGGACGTGATTGATCCGAAGAAAATCTATTTCGGGGACAGGGTGATAACAAGGGACGAGAGTCCTGATGTGAAGACGCTTGATTTGGCTTTGGCTCATGAACGTGGAACGTTGATTGTGGATGATACACGTGATGTATGGCCCGATTACCAGAGTAACTTGATTGTAATTAGCAAATACAACTATTTCAGGAGAATGAGCAACAGCCAACACTCAAAACCATACTCTGAGGAGAAGACTGACGAGAGCGAGAAGGAGGGTGGGTTGGCCAATGTTTTGAAGCTACTCAAAGAAGTTCACAGTGCATTCTTCAGAGTGACAGAAGAAAAGGAATGGAGTCAAAGGATGTGA
- the LOC106417224 gene encoding uncharacterized protein LOC106417224: MRPKSNWIRDKTGGNKTYIIHQLWRTKGECPENTIPIRRTTRDDLIRSGSIKNYGRKSPPPTIYHTDGVQTEEVHEHTCVYVDYGQFHGSKSRISIWKPNVLRTREFSLAQTWVVNGDWDTGLNTLESGWQILHALYGDKNPRLFAYWTGDTYQETGCYNLDCPGFVQVSRHISLGAALNTFSTYNGEQYDFLLTIEKDQETGLWWLKFETYLIGYWPSFIVPKLAVSARKIVWGGEIVYYTRGQGTHTLTQMGSGHFAEKGFRKAAYFNSLEYIDTSNYPITPSPQHLEAAVTRPECYNLMVGSSQRWGTYFFYGGPGRNPQCP, translated from the exons atgaGGCCAAAAAGTAACTGGATAAGGGACAAAACAGGAGGTAATAAGACATACATTATACACCAATTGTGGCGAACAAAAGGTGAATGTCCTGAGAACACTATTCCCATCAGAAGAACAACAAGAGATGATCTTATAAGATCGGGCTCCATCAAAAACTATGGAAGAAAGAGTCCACCACCAACTATTTATCACACTGACGGCGTTCAGACCGAGGAAGTTCATGAG CATACGTGTGTGTACGTGGACTATGGTCAGTTCCATGGCAGCAAGAGTCGTATAAGTATATGGAAACCAAATGTTCTACGGACGAGAGAGTTTAGTTTAGCTCAAACATGGGTCGTCAATGGAGATTGGGACACTGGTTTGAACACTTTGGAGTCTGGTTGGCAG ATCTTGCATGCTTTGTATGGTGACAAGAACCCAAGACTTTTCGCCTATTGGAC GGGCGATACATACCAAGAAACAGGATGTTACAATCTTGACTGTCCAGGCTTTGTTCAAGTAAGCAGACACATCTCCCTCGGTGCAGCTCTCAACACTTTCTCAACTTACAACGGTGAACAATACGACTTCCTTCTAACTATTGAGAAG GATCAAGAAACTGGACTTTGGTGGTTGAAGTTTGAGACATACCTTATAGGGTACTGGCCAAGCTTTATAGTCCCCAAGCTAGCAGTGTCGGCACGAAAGATCGTATGGGGAGGAGAGATTGTATATTACACTAGAGGCCAAGGGACACACACGCTTACGCAAATGGGGAGTGGCCATTTTGCAGAGAAAGGGTTTAGGAAGGCGGCTTATTTCAATAGCTTAGAGTACATTGATACATCTAACTATCCGATCACACCCTCTCCACAACATCTTGAAGCTGCTGTGACTCGTCCTGAATGCTATAACCTTATGGTTGGCTCTAGCCAGAGGTGGGGAACTTACTTTTTCTATGGTGGACCTGGTCGCAATCCTCAGTGTCCATGA
- the LOC106451898 gene encoding uncharacterized protein LOC106451898 has protein sequence MGMTGFTAALMLIGVIIYPCVCVKEFSDHQEIKIQTLLKRLNKHALISVKSVDGDIIDCVPIHSQPAFDHPLLRNHTIQMRPSFIPEITSTYTKKCTKATQAWHKSGRCPENTVPIRRIMKEDILRSKSIESFGKKTTSSIPENDPSKDHEYAVMNSMQGKYFGTKFAVNMWKPEVQVPNEFSLAQTWLVSGVGTTRNTIEAGLQVYPGKYGDNNLRLFVFWTANGYQGTGCYNNDCAGFVQRSNKIAVGGTYNTVSQYDGDQYELSVLIWKDGENWWLQIGEEIVGYWPGQLFNSLGNGGTIVQWGGEIVNKETDGKHTGTDMGSGHFAEEGYKKASYFRNLMTIDETNTLREPQGVYPTTGHDNCYNIKAGDGGTSWGVNFFYGGPGLNERCP, from the exons ATGGGAATGACCGGTTTCACGGCAGCACTGATGCTGATAGGGGTGATAATCTATCCTTGTGTCTGTGTAAAAGAGTTCTCCGATCACCAGGAAATCAAAATACAAACTCTTTTGAAGCGGCTCAACAAGCATGCTCTTATATCCGTTAAG AGCGTAGATGGAGATATAATAGATTGTGTTCCAATACATAGTCAACCAGCTTTTGATCATCCTCTGCTTCGAAATCACACCATCCAG ATGAGACCGAGCTTTATACCGGAAATTACGTCTACGTACACCAAGAAATGCACAAAGGCAACTCAAGCGTGGCACAAGAGTGGAAGATGCCCAGAAAATACAGTTCCGATAAGAAGAATAATGAAAGAAGATATCTTACGATCAAAATCCATTGagagttttggaaaaaaaacgACTTCAAGCATCCCTGAAAATGATCCAAGTAAAGACCATGAG TACGCGGTCATGAATTCCATGCAAGGAAAGTATTTCGGGACAAAATTTGCAGTAAATATGTGGAAACCAGAAGTTCAAGTTCCCAACGAATTCAGCTTGGCTCAGACTTGGCTCGTTTCTGGAGTTGGCACTACTCGTAACACAATTGAAGCTGGTTTACAG GTTTATCCAGGAAAATATGGTGATAATAATCTAAGATTATTTGTTTTCTGGACA gccAATGGATACCAAGGGACAGGGTGCTACAACAACGACTGCGCAGGTTTCGTTCAAAGGAGCAATAAAATCGCTGTAGGTGGAACCTACAATACTGTCTCACAATACGACGGAGATCAATACGAGCTATCCGTACTTATATGGAAG GACGGAGAAAACTGGTGGCTACAGATCGGTGAAGAGATCGTGGGGTACTGGCCTGGCCAGTTATTCAATTCTCTAGGAAATGGAGGTACGATAGTTCAGTGGGGAGGTGAAATCGTTAACAAGGAGACCGATGGGAAACACACGGGCACAGACATGGGAAGCGGGCATTTTGCAGAAGAAGGTTATAAGAAAGCGAGTTATTTCAGGAATCTTATGACAATTGATGAAACCAATACTCTCAGAGAACCACAAGGAGTTTACCCCACGACTGGTCATGATAATTGTTACAACATTAAGGCTGGAGATGGTGGAACTTCCTGGGGGGTTAATTTCTTTTATGGTGGTCCTGGCCTGAACGAGAGATGCCCTTGA
- the LOC106453922 gene encoding uncharacterized protein LOC106453922, producing MGETQLGFLEHDLTHFCKLADGYQRTGCYNNLCSGFVQRSNLITVGGTYTTVSEYDGDQYDLSMLIWKDGENWWLKVGEELVGYWPGKLFNSLGDGATIVQWGGEIVNLETGGKHTTTDMGSGHFADEGFKKASYFRNLMTIDETNTLIEPQGVYPTTGHDNCYNIKAGDAGSSWGVNFFYGGPGQNERCP from the exons atgGGGGAGACCCAATTAGgattcttagagcatgatttAACACATTTCTGTAAACTT gCCGATGGATACCAAAGGACAGGGTGCTACAACAACTTATGCTCAGGTTTCGTTCAAAGGAGCAATCTTATCACTGTAGGTGGAACCTACACCACCGTCTCAGAATACGACGGAGATCAATACGACCTCTCCATGCTTATATGGAAG GATGGCGAAAACTGGTGGCTAAAGGTCGGTGAAGAGCTTGTGGGGTACTGGCCTGGCAAGTTATTCAATTCTCTAGGAGATGGAGCTACCATAGTTCAATGGGGAGGTGAAATCGTTAACTTGGAGACTGGTGGGAAACACACGACCACGGACATGGGAAGCGGGCATTTTGCAGATGAAGGTTTTAAGAAAGCGAGCTATTTCAGGAATCTTATGACAATCGATGAAACCAATACTCTGATAGAACCACAAGGAGTTTACCCCACGACTGGTCATGATAACTGTTACAACATTAAAGCAGGAGATGCTGGAAGTTCCTGGGGGGTTAATTTCTTCTACGGTGGCCCTGGCCAGAACGAGAGATGCCCTTGA
- the LOC106451899 gene encoding protein CYPRO4 → MGTSQSREDRISDSDTESDSDYYEEEDDDQKQGSSSASGSKPSSDSTSTHEIEQKLNALKLKYPSSSSPTPKIKNAVKLYRHIGGNTPKAKWITAEKLTSYKFVKTSSLEGEDVNDYDDGEESNEKGESFWFLGVGGSKVKARVSSDMQLKMFADQRRVDFVSNGVWALKFLTDEEYRRFVTRFQDYLFENVFMVKASEESKMKVYGKDFIGWANPEAADDSMWEDAEGPPEEEEEVDEKDRDLTEEFEEVANGGVQSLALGALENSFLVNDSGVQVYRNMDRGIHGKGVCVRFDGGRAGSSSQTTTPNKALLMRAETNMMLMSPAKQGKLNTSGVKQLDIESGKIVTEWKFEKDGTEITMRDITNDTKGSQLDPSESTFLGLDDNRLCQWDMRDKRGIVQNIDSPVLEWTQGHQFSRGTNFQCFASTGDGSIVVGSRDGKIRLYSKTSMRMAKTAFPGLGSPVTHVDVSYDGKWILGTTDTYLVLICTLFTDKDGRTKTGFSGRMGNKIPAPRLLKLTPLDSHLAGKDNKFHGAHFSWVTESGKQERHIVATVGKFSVIWDLERVKNSAHECYRNQQGLKSCYCYKILLKDESIVESRFMHDRFSFSGNKSPEAPLVVATPQKVSSISLSGRRL, encoded by the exons ATGGGTACTTCTCAGAGTCGCGAAGATCGGATCTCCGATTCCGATACGGAATCCGATTCGGACTActacgaagaagaagacgatgatcAGAAGCAAGGATCTTCATCCGCCTCTGGTTCGAAACCCTCTTCCGATTCAACATCGACTCACGAAATCGAGCAGAAGCTTAACGCCTTGAAGCTGAAATacccatcatcatcatccccaACCCCCAAGATCAAAAACGCGGTGAAGCTTTACCGCCACATCGGTGGAAACACGCCCAAGGCGAAATGGATCACCGCTGAGAAACTCACATCCTACAAATTCGTCAAAACGTCGTCGTTAGAAGGAGAGGATGTTAACGATTACGACGACGGTGAAGAGTCTAACGAGAAAGGTGAGTCCTTTTGGTTTCTCGGCGTTGGTGGTTCCAAGGTCAAAGCTAGGGTTTCGAGTGATATGCAGTTGAAGATGTTTGCGGATCAGCGTAGAGTTGATTTCGTGAGTAACGGTGTCTGGGCTTTGAAGTTCTTGACGGATGAGGAGTATAGAAGGTTCGTTACTAGGTTCCAGGACTATCTCTTTGAGAATGTGTTTATGGTTAAAGCCTCTGAGGAGAGTAAGATGAAAGTTTACGGGAAAGATTTCATCGGTTGGGCTAATCCCGAAGCTGCTGATGATTCTATGTGGGAGGATGCTGAAGGTCCAccagaggaggaggaagaggttGATGAGAAAGATAGGGACTTGACGGAGGAGTTTGAAGAGGTGGCTAACGGTGGAGTCCAGAGTTTAGCTTTAGGTGCGTTGGAGAATTCGTTTCTTGTGAATGATTCAGGTGTTCAGGTTTATAGGAACATGGACCGTGGGATTCACGGGAAAGGTGTGTGCGTTAGGTTTGATGGTGGAAGAGCTGGTTCGTCGAGCCAGACGACGACGCCGAACAAGGCGCTTTTGATGAGGGCGGAGACTAATATGATGCTGATGAGTCCTGCTAAGCAAGGGAAGCTGAACACGAGCGGTGTTAAGCAGCTTGATATCGAGTCGGGGAAGATTGTTACTGAATGGAAGTTTGAGAAAGACGGGACTGAGATCACTATGAGAGACATAACGAATGATACTAAAGGCTCGCAGCTGGATCCGTCAGAGTCCACGTTTTTGGGGTTGGATGATAATAGGTTGTGTCAGTGGGACATGAGGGACAAGAGAGGTATAGTGCAGAACATCGACTCGCCCGTCTTGGAGTGGACTCAAGGGCATCAGTTTTCTAGAGGGACTAACTTCCAGTGCTTTGCTAGTACTGGAGATGGGTCGATCGTTGTGGGATCGCGTGATGGGAAGATAAGGCTGTACTCGAAGACATCAATGAGAATGGCGAAGACTGCTTTCCCAGGGCTTGGTTCGCCGGTGACACATGTGGACGTGTCTTATGATGGGAAATGGATCTTGGGGACGACAGATACTTACTTGGTTCTTATATGCACCCTTTTCACTGACAAAGATGGTCGGACCAAAACAGGTTTTAGCGGAAGGATGGGGAACAAGATACCAGCGCCCAGGTTGCTGAAGCTAACACCATTAGATTCACACTTGGCAGGAAAAGATAATAAGTTTCACGGCGCGCACTTCTCATGG GTAACTGAGAGCGGGAAGCAAGAGAGGCACATCGTAGCAACAGTGGGGAAGTTCAGTGTGATATGGGACTTGGAACGGGTGAAGAACAGTGCGCACGAGTGCTATAGGAACCAGCAAGGGCTCAAGAGCTGTTACTGCTACAAGATCTTGTTGAAGGATGAGTCAATCGTTGAGAGCCGTTTCATGCACGATAGATTCTCTTTCTCTGGTAACAAATCTCCAGAAGCTCCACTTGTGGTTGCCACTCCTCAGAAAGTCAGCTCCATTAGCCTCTCTGGGAGACGATTGTGA
- the LOC111203879 gene encoding F-box/kelch-repeat protein At3g44120-like, which yields MKMLKLPEDLIEEILCRVPASSVKQLRSTCKGWNSLFNDKRIIRKHCDKAPKQFMVLMLLSNSFTILPMSIIHLNGTPSVKRKREVGLLDPHHNNSYRFHISQVFHCEGLLLCASYKESRFLVWNPLTNQSRWTQFNKRYTGFTYFFLGYNEDRKSCNKSYKVLSFDPISMMSDVVIHDLNSEVSDSCRTIDNDNHPGVPHIGQSLSLKGNTYWFDKDETKIETWTSCASPYQCREYENLSVSVVREEKLSVSIQRGITSKTEIWVTDQNDETKVVSWSKVLVLDLSRDHQITHCGSFLLDEEKKVVMCCETRYDPEEENKSEEMIYIVGEDSKVTELDLGVDITDRYGETILNYTPKFGSIEPDGGKIKRCEYVTK from the exons ATGAAGATGTTGAAACTTCCAGAAGATTTGATAGAGGAGATACTCTGTCGTGTACCAGCCTCATCAGTGAAGCAACTACGTTCTACTTGCAAAGGATGGAACAGTTTATTCAACGACAAAAGAATCATAAGAAAGCACTGTGATAAAGCCCCAAAGCAGTTTATGGTTCTCATGCTGCTGTCCAACTCATTCACAATTCTTCCAATGAGCATCATCCATCTCAATGGAACTCCATCTGTAAAACGTAAACGTGAGGTTGGCCTACTCGATCCGCATCACAATAACTCATATCGATTCCATATATCTCAAGTCTTTCACTGCGAAGGCTTGTTGTTATGCGCCTCTTACAAGGAATCTAGATTCCTGGTTTGGAACCCTCTTACTAATCAATCAAGATGGACTCAGTTCAACAAACGTTACACGGGATTCACCTACTTTTTCCTCGGTTACAACGAAGACAGAAAATCATGTAATAAGAGTTACAAAGTCTTGAGCTTTGATCCTATTAGCATGATGAGTGATGTAGTAATCCATGATCTTAATTCTGAAGTCTCTGATTCATGTAGGACTATCGATAATGACAACCATCCAGGCGTGCCCCACATTGGTCAGAGTTTATCTTTGAAAGGAAATACTTACTGGTTTGACAAAGATGAAACAAAAAT AGAAACTTGGACgtcgtgtgcttctccttatcAGTGTCGAGAATATGAAAACTTGAGTGTTTCGGTTGTCAGAGAAGAGAAACTTTCAGTGTCGATACAACGTGGAATTACATCAAAGACTGAGATATGGGTGACAGATCAAAATGATGAGACCAAAGTTGTGTCTTGGAGCAAGGTCTTGGTATTGGATTTGAGTCGTGATCATCAGATTACGCATTGTGGAAGTTTCTTGCtagatgaagagaagaaagtGGTCATGTGTTGTGAGACAAGGTACGACCCAGAAGAGGAGAACAAGTCCGAAGAAATGATATACATTGTTGGGGAGGATAGTAAAGTCACAGAATTGGATTTGGGAGTAGATATAACTGACAGGTATGGGGAAACTATTCTGAATTATACGCCCAAGTTTGGTTCAATCGAGCCAGATGGAGGCAAAATAAAAAGATGTGAGTATGTGACTAAATAa